A genomic segment from Nicotiana tabacum cultivar K326 chromosome 9, ASM71507v2, whole genome shotgun sequence encodes:
- the LOC107802324 gene encoding sphinganine C4-monooxygenase 1, which yields MSIDNDDFSGGLYGVSDELLGTISPIVVYWVYSGLYCMLGGMENYRLHTKKDEDEKNLVTKKEVVKGVLLQQAVQAVVATVLFAVTGNDGESGGNQQAGVLVLARQFFVAMVVLDTWQYFMHRYMHQNKFLYKHIHSQHHRLVVPYAFGALYNHPLEGLILDTIGGALAFLFSGMSPRASIFFFSFATIKTVDDHCGLWLPGNLFHIVFKNNSAYHDVHHQLYGSKYNFSQPFFVTWDRILGTYMPYALVKRPEGGYEAKPDNDCKDD from the exons ATGAGTATTGATAATGATGATTTTAGCGGAGGATTATATGGTGTGTCAGATGAATTGTTGGGGACAATTTCGCCAATAGTGGTGTATTGGGTATATTCAGGATTGTATTGTATGCTTGGGGGTATGGAGAATTATAGGTTGCATACAAAGAAAGATGAGGATGAGAAGAATTTGGTTACAAAGAAAGAGGTTGTTAAAGGGGTTCTTCTTCAGCAGGCTGTTCAGGCTGTTGTTGCTACAGTTCTCTTCGCG GTCACAGGTAATGATGGAGAATCTGGCGGAAATCAACAGGCTGGCGTCCTTGTTCTTGCTAGACAGTTCTTTGTTGCAATGGTGGTGTTAGATACTTGGCAATATTTTATGCATCGCTACATGCATCAAAACAAGTTCCTATACAAGCATATCCATTCTCAGCATCACCGGCTAGTTGTTCCATATGCATTCGGAGCTTTGTACAATCACCCTTTAGAGGGTCTGATACTCGACACTATAGGTGGGGCCCTAGCTTTCCTTTTCTCAGGCATGTCTCCTCGagcttctatcttctttttctCGTTTGCGACCATCAAGACAGTCGATGATCATTGTGGACTATGGCTACCGGGAAACCTGTTCCATATCGTCTTTAAGAACAACTCAGCTTACCACGACGTTCATCACCAACTTTACGGAAGCAAGTATAACTTTTCACAACCCTTCTTTGTGACGTGGGATAGGATACTTGGTACGTACATGCCATATGCACTTGTGAAGAGACCAGAAGGGGGTTATGAAGCTAAGCCTGATAATGATTGCAAGGATGACTAA